A portion of the Glycine max cultivar Williams 82 chromosome 10, Glycine_max_v4.0, whole genome shotgun sequence genome contains these proteins:
- the LOC102664725 gene encoding transcription factor VIP1, with amino-acid sequence MDPGFAGAPPGTAVFDQILAEEPDSSLLHRNTFSGDSFSIPDTFEDVLNFDLEQFDFDILNSPPPSPTLPPTVTVDSASSVELKAQASEVGPVGPTAGLDLGGERKGKRRLRNSYTVGAYGPLVSRGKRTMNSEELAELARVDPKRVKRILCNRKSAAKSKERRVIYEKDLREKVPQLAIQSANLDAKLRFLAEDTTNRDVRLKQLRLTIDAMRQEAQIKDALSASVKEELRSLRRNKHGHVGVMSSCGSVDELTSQFSSQLALQKFHNHPSSSQKHLDLPQQTQLSMPNPLPYSTTQSFSGQYGPNNYFSNFNQQN; translated from the exons ATGGATCCTGGCTTCGCCGGAGCACCGCCGGGCACGGCGGTGTTCGATCAGATTCTGGCCGAGGAACCAGATAGCTCGTTGCTTCACCGGAACACCTTCTCCGGCGACTCCTTCTCTATCCCCGACACCTTCGAGGACGTTCTAAACTTTGATTTAGAACAGTTTGATTTTGACATACTAAACTCCCCACCACCGTCGCCGACGCTTCCGCCGACCGTCACCGTTGATTCAGCTTCCTCCGTGGAATTAAAAGCGCAGGCCTCGGAGGTCGGCCCGGTAGGGCCCACTGCGGGACTCGACCTCGGCGGAGAGAGGAAGGGGAAGCGGCGTCTCCGGAACAGCTATACCGTTGGGGCGTATGGGCCACTGGTATCTCGGGGGAAGAGGACCATGAACTCTGAGGAACTTGCTGAACTTGCTAGGGTTGATCCCAAGAGGGTTAAGAG GATTCTTTGCAATAGAAAATCTGCTGCTAAATCAAAGGAAAGGAGAGTGATTTATGAGAAAGATTTGCGAGAAAAGGTCCCGCAGCTTGCGATTCAATCAGCTAACCTAGATGCTAAACTTAGATTTCTTGCG GAAGACACTACAAATAGGGATGTTCGTCTTAAGCAGCTCAGATTAACCATAGATGCTATGCGACAAGAAGCGCAGATTAAAGATG CTCTCTCTGCATCGGTAAAGGAAGAACTTCGAAGCCTCCGTAGGAATAAACATGGTCATGTTGGTGTTATGTCAAGTTGTGGTTCTGTGGACGAGTTGACCTCTCAATTTTCTTCACAGTTGGCTCTACAAAAGTTTCATAATCATCCGTCGTCGTCTCAGAAACATCTAGACCTTCCTCAGCAAACACAGCTCTCCATGCCTAATCCTCTTCCTTACTCTACTACTCAGAGTTTTAGTGGGCAATATGGCCCTAATAACTACTTCTCCAACTTCAATCAGCAAAACTAG
- the LOC100781665 gene encoding serine decarboxylase 1 — translation MENSAGKNMAMDFIIPRTHATELLSSKVVSNANFSRKEENLPIDIKENLAITKCSGETQANLASVITHYVETLNQYSLRNLGYPTNQNFNYDTLASLLHFHLNNAGDPFLGSSFSLNSTRFEVCVLDWFANLWEIEKNKYWGYVTTGGTEGNLHGILVGREQLPDGILYTSQDSHYSIFKIARMYRMQCMKVSTLVSGEINCVDLKALLLAHKDKPAIINLNIGTTMKGGVDDLDLVIQTLQECGFTRDRFYIHCDGALFGMMLPFVEQAPRITFEKPIGSVAISGHKFLGCPIPCGIVITRLRYINALSRDVEYIGSRDVTITGSRCGHAPIFLWYAIKRKGLIGLQNEVRKCIMNAHYLQSRLRNAGIGAMLNRFSSTVVFKRPLDEEFTRRWNLACKGNIAHVVVMQHVTIEMLDSFVAEFLQKRSIWFEDEQFQHVCIAKDIGSGNCGCSMHTIQCHD, via the exons ATGGAGAATTCAGCGGGGAAGAACATGGCAATGGATTTCATAATTCCAAGAACTCATGCCACGGAGCTGTTGTCATCGAAAGTTGTCAGCAATGCCAATTTCTCTAGAAAAGAAGAGAATCTGCCGATAGATATTAAAGAGAACCTTGCTATCACCAAGTGCAGTGGCGAGACACAAGCCAATTTGGCTTCAGTTATTACTCACTATGTCGAGACTCTAAATCAGTACAGCTTGCGCAACTTAG GCTACCCCACTAATCAAAACTTCAACTATGACACATTAGCATCGTtgcttcattttcatttgaacAATGCCGGTGATCCATTCCTAGGAAGCAGCTTCTCCCTAAATTCAACAAGATTTGAAGTGTGTGTGCTTGATTGGTTTGCAAATCTGTGGGAGATAGAGAAGAATAAGTATTGGGGATACGTCACAACCGGTGGAACCGAAGGAAATCTTCATGGAATTTTAGTAGG GAGAGAACAACTTCCGGATGGGATTTTATATACCTCACAAGATTCACACTATTCAATCTTCAAAATAGCAAGAATGTATCGAATGCAGTGCATGAAGGTTAGCACTTTGGTCTCTGGCGAGATTAATTGTGTTGATTTAAAGGCTTTACTTCTTGCTCACAAGGACAAGCCAGCCATAATCAATCTAAACATAG GGACAACTATGAAAGGAGGAGTTGATGACCTTGATCTTGTAATACAAACACTTCAAGAGTGTGGTTTCACACGTGATCGATTCTACATTCATTGTGATGGAGCTCTATTTGGAATGATGTTGCCTTTTGTTGAACAA GCACCTAGGATTACCTTCGAGAAACCCATTGGAAGTGTGGCTATTTCTGGCCATAAGTTCTTAGGATGTCCAATTCCTTGTGGTATTGTAATAACTCGTTTACGATACATCAATGCATTATCAAGAGATGTTGAATATATTGGTTCAAGAGATGTTACAATCACAGGTAGCCGTTGCGGGCATGCTCCAATTTTCCTTTGGTACGCCATCAAAAGAAAAGGTCTTATAGGACTTCAAAACGAAGTGCGTAAATGCATAATGAATGCACACTATTTACAAAGTCGACTACGTAATGCAGGCATTGGTGCAATGTTAAACAGGTTTAGTAGCACTGTTGTCTTTAAGAGGCCTCTAGATGAAGAGTTTACTCGTAGGTGGAATTTGGCATGCAAAGGAAATATTGCACATGTGGTAGTGATGCAACATGTTACCATTGAAATGTTGGACTCATTTGTTGCTGAATTTCTTCAAAAACGATCCATTTGGTTCGAAGACGAACAATTTCAACATGTATGCATTGCAAAAGACATTGGTTCGGGAAATTGTGGTTGTTCAATGCACACAATTCAATGTCACGATTGA
- the LOC100782737 gene encoding serine/threonine-protein kinase STY46 isoform X2 translates to MDLVEGVGESSSPPRAFSGYSNYDVRNDVYNRLLQTGHDQAVSNPDFREHLEAHFNRLPPSYGLDVNIDRAEDVLLHQSLLALAKDPHKRPVYHIRFLENISTRTDSEDQQILSTHYSPGSSSHATNGGAVSPGKSKMRDIANEFEPCSKLEDLNLDVRKNSKETEEKFLSDNFFQRLEHSSVPVHEIIFSTVDKPKLLSQLSALLSDIGLNIREAHVFSTTDGYSLDVFVVDGWPVEETDDLYDAMEKAVSRSEGSWSRSLKSHSAVEKALATEGKSGDWEIDRKLLKLGEKIASGSSGDLYRGVYLGEDVAVKVLRSEQLNDALEDEFAQEVAILRQVHHKNVVRFIGACTKCPHLCIITEYMPGGSLYDYVHKNHNVLELSQLLKFAIDVCKGMEYLHQSNIIHRDLKTANLLMDTHNVVKVADFGVARFLNQGGVMTAETGTYRWMAPEVINHQPYDQKADVFSFSIVLWELVTAKVPYDTMTPLQAALGVRQGLRPELPKNGHPKLLELMQRCWEAIPSHRPSFNEITAELENLLQEMEL, encoded by the exons ATGGATTTGGTGGAAGGCGTCGGAGAGAGTTCCTCGCCGCCGCGCGCCTTCAGCGGCTACAGCAACTACGACGTCCGCAACGATGTCTACAACCGCCTTCTTCAAACCGGCCACGACCAAGCCGTTTCCAACCCCGACTTCCGCGAACACTTGGAGGCTCACTTCAATCGCTTGCCACCGAG TTATGGACTCGATGTGAATATCGATAGAGCTGAAGATGTTCTGTTGCATCAATCCCTTCTTGCTTTGGCAAAGGACCCTCACAAGCGCCCTGTATACCATATACGCTTCCTTGAG AATATTTCAACTAGAACAGATAGTGAAGATCAACAAATTTTAAGTACTCATTATAGCCCAGGATCATCTTCCCATGCAACAAATGGGGGAGCTGTATCACCTGGTAAAAG TAAGATGAGGGATATTGCAAATGAGTTTGAGCCTTGCTCGAAGCTTGAGGACCTAAATTTGGATGTTAGAAAGAACTCAAAGGAGACAGAGGAAAAATTTCTCTCTGACAATTTTTTCCAGAG GCTTGAACATTCAAGTGTCCCCGttcatgaaataatattttccacTGTTGACAAGCCAAAGCTGTTAAGCCAG ctGTCCGCTTTGCTGTCTGATATTGGACTTAACATCCGTGAAGCTCATGTTTTCTCCACAACTGATGGCTATTCCCTTGACGTGTTTGTGGTGGATGGATGGCCAGTAGAG GAAACAGATGATTTGTATGATGCTATGGAAAAAGCTGTATCAAGAAGCGAG GGATCATGGTCTCGTTCTTTAAAATCTCATTCAGCTGTGGAGAAAGCCTTAGCAACAGAAGGAAAATCAGGAGATTGGGAAATAGATAGGAAGTTGCTAAAGTTAGGAGAAAAAATAGCATCTGGATCCTCTGGAGATTT GTATCGTGGAGTTTATCTCGGTGAAGATGTTGCTGTTAAGGTTCTGAGATCGGAGCAATTGAATGATGCCTTAGAGGATGAGTTTGCTCAAGAAGTGGCAATTCTGAG GCAGGTGCATCATAAAAATGTTGTTCGTTTCATTGGTGCATGTACAAAGTGTCCACATTTGTGCATAATAACAG AGTATATGCCCGGAGGAAGTCTGTACGATTACGTGCACAAAAATCATAATGTCTTGGAGCTGTCTCAATTACTAAAATTTGCAATTGATGTCTGCAAGGGTATGGAGTATTTGCATCAAAGCAATATAATTCACAGAGATCTGAAGACGGCTAATTTGCTGATGGATACACACAAT GTTGTTAAAGTCGCAGATTTTGGAGTTGCTCGGTTCCTAAATCAAGGGGGAGTGATGACAGCAGAAACTGGGACATATAGATGGATGGCACCAGAG GTTATAAATCATCAGCCCTATGATCAGAAAGCAGACGTATTCAGTTTTTCCATCGTACTGTGGGAATTAGTGACGGCAAAG GTACCATATGACACCATGACTCCACTACAAGCTGCCTTGGGTGTGAGACAG GGTCTGCGGCCAGAACTTCCGAAGAATGGGCACCCTAAATTATTAGAGTTGATGCAAAGATGTTGGGAAGCAATTCCAAGCCACCGTCCATCCTTTAATGAGATAACTGCTGAACTTGAAAATCTTTTGCAAGAAATGGag CTGTAG
- the LOC100782737 gene encoding serine/threonine-protein kinase STY8 isoform X1: MDLVEGVGESSSPPRAFSGYSNYDVRNDVYNRLLQTGHDQAVSNPDFREHLEAHFNRLPPSYGLDVNIDRAEDVLLHQSLLALAKDPHKRPVYHIRFLENISTRTDSEDQQILSTHYSPGSSSHATNGGAVSPGKSKMRDIANEFEPCSKLEDLNLDVRKNSKETEEKFLSDNFFQRLEHSSVPVHEIIFSTVDKPKLLSQLSALLSDIGLNIREAHVFSTTDGYSLDVFVVDGWPVEETDDLYDAMEKAVSRSEGSWSRSLKSHSAVEKALATEGKSGDWEIDRKLLKLGEKIASGSSGDLYRGVYLGEDVAVKVLRSEQLNDALEDEFAQEVAILRQVHHKNVVRFIGACTKCPHLCIITEYMPGGSLYDYVHKNHNVLELSQLLKFAIDVCKGMEYLHQSNIIHRDLKTANLLMDTHNVVKVADFGVARFLNQGGVMTAETGTYRWMAPEVINHQPYDQKADVFSFSIVLWELVTAKVPYDTMTPLQAALGVRQGLRPELPKNGHPKLLELMQRCWEAIPSHRPSFNEITAELENLLQEMEKDSEANAVEFFSRSLVAPREKGVHRNRDQYKVRKCKEAY; this comes from the exons ATGGATTTGGTGGAAGGCGTCGGAGAGAGTTCCTCGCCGCCGCGCGCCTTCAGCGGCTACAGCAACTACGACGTCCGCAACGATGTCTACAACCGCCTTCTTCAAACCGGCCACGACCAAGCCGTTTCCAACCCCGACTTCCGCGAACACTTGGAGGCTCACTTCAATCGCTTGCCACCGAG TTATGGACTCGATGTGAATATCGATAGAGCTGAAGATGTTCTGTTGCATCAATCCCTTCTTGCTTTGGCAAAGGACCCTCACAAGCGCCCTGTATACCATATACGCTTCCTTGAG AATATTTCAACTAGAACAGATAGTGAAGATCAACAAATTTTAAGTACTCATTATAGCCCAGGATCATCTTCCCATGCAACAAATGGGGGAGCTGTATCACCTGGTAAAAG TAAGATGAGGGATATTGCAAATGAGTTTGAGCCTTGCTCGAAGCTTGAGGACCTAAATTTGGATGTTAGAAAGAACTCAAAGGAGACAGAGGAAAAATTTCTCTCTGACAATTTTTTCCAGAG GCTTGAACATTCAAGTGTCCCCGttcatgaaataatattttccacTGTTGACAAGCCAAAGCTGTTAAGCCAG ctGTCCGCTTTGCTGTCTGATATTGGACTTAACATCCGTGAAGCTCATGTTTTCTCCACAACTGATGGCTATTCCCTTGACGTGTTTGTGGTGGATGGATGGCCAGTAGAG GAAACAGATGATTTGTATGATGCTATGGAAAAAGCTGTATCAAGAAGCGAG GGATCATGGTCTCGTTCTTTAAAATCTCATTCAGCTGTGGAGAAAGCCTTAGCAACAGAAGGAAAATCAGGAGATTGGGAAATAGATAGGAAGTTGCTAAAGTTAGGAGAAAAAATAGCATCTGGATCCTCTGGAGATTT GTATCGTGGAGTTTATCTCGGTGAAGATGTTGCTGTTAAGGTTCTGAGATCGGAGCAATTGAATGATGCCTTAGAGGATGAGTTTGCTCAAGAAGTGGCAATTCTGAG GCAGGTGCATCATAAAAATGTTGTTCGTTTCATTGGTGCATGTACAAAGTGTCCACATTTGTGCATAATAACAG AGTATATGCCCGGAGGAAGTCTGTACGATTACGTGCACAAAAATCATAATGTCTTGGAGCTGTCTCAATTACTAAAATTTGCAATTGATGTCTGCAAGGGTATGGAGTATTTGCATCAAAGCAATATAATTCACAGAGATCTGAAGACGGCTAATTTGCTGATGGATACACACAAT GTTGTTAAAGTCGCAGATTTTGGAGTTGCTCGGTTCCTAAATCAAGGGGGAGTGATGACAGCAGAAACTGGGACATATAGATGGATGGCACCAGAG GTTATAAATCATCAGCCCTATGATCAGAAAGCAGACGTATTCAGTTTTTCCATCGTACTGTGGGAATTAGTGACGGCAAAG GTACCATATGACACCATGACTCCACTACAAGCTGCCTTGGGTGTGAGACAG GGTCTGCGGCCAGAACTTCCGAAGAATGGGCACCCTAAATTATTAGAGTTGATGCAAAGATGTTGGGAAGCAATTCCAAGCCACCGTCCATCCTTTAATGAGATAACTGCTGAACTTGAAAATCTTTTGCAAGAAATGGag AAAGATTCAGAAGCGAATG CTGTAGAGTTTTTTTCACGTTCCCTTGTGGCACCGAGGGAGAAAGGAGTTCACAGAAATCGTGACCAATACAAAGTGAGAAAATGTAAAGAGGCATACTAA